The Verrucomicrobiia bacterium genome includes the window ACAGAAGCGCCTTCTGCCCTTTCAGGTCCGAACGGCCTTCCTTGGCCTGATCGTAAAACAGCAGGTGTTTGGCCGTGACGAAATAGGCGTCCCCGTTGTCATCCATTATATAGAAGCCGCTCGCGGCCCGGCCGTCTTCCAGCGTGACCGAAACGGGATATTTAATGTAGTCCGCGGGCAGGGCCGCACCGGCATGAGCCGAGGGCGCCCAAATCAAGACAGCGATCAGAAGAAGGAAAAGTTTTCTCATTATTTTTTCAGGGAGCGTCCCAGCGTTTTTTCCACGGATTCGACTTTGGACTCGAGGCGTCCGGTCCTGCCTTTGCGGTAATCGGCCTTGATGGAAATCGTGATGCGCCCGCAGTCGCGGCCCATGGCCTCGTAGCAGCGCTTCACCACGTCCATGACTTCGTCCCATTCGCCTTCGATGCACGTGCCCATGGGCCCGAGGCGGTAAGGCAGCCCGGACTTGTCGATGATCTCGAGCGAGCGCGCTACGTAGGCGCTCACGCTCTGTCCTTTGTCCATCGGCGACATGGAAAGTTCGAGTAACAGGCTCATGGTTTCCTCCCGGCTATTTTATCCCGGCGCGCCGGGCCACGCTCGTTTTTTTTAGTCACCTGTCTTGATTCCCGGCCAGCTCTTCCTCCTCGCGAGACAAGCGACCCATTTCCGTGCCGAACGAATCGTCGGCGCGGAAGCCAAGTTCTTTGGGCCTGCCGAGTTTGTCTCCGAATGGGTCCGGCGGCTGGAAGCGCGGATCTTTCGGGATCAAATCATCGTCCGCATCCAGGTCATAATCGAGGACCGAGCCGTCCTCTTTCTCGCGGTGATAGTGATGCTTCCAGGTCCCGTCCGGCTGCCGCGTCGAAGTGATCGTGCCACCGCTCGGTGTTTTCGTCACGACCGGCTCCTCCGGCTTGACCGTCGGCGCGGAAGATTTCGGTTCTGCCGGCTTCGGCGGATCGTAAACCGGATGGCCCTTGGGATAAAGGTCGTCGTCGGGCTTCAAGTCGTAATCCACAACGTTGCCGTCTTTGTCCTCGCGGCGGTAATGATGGCTCCACGAGCCATCCGGATTTTGCGTATGCGTTACGGTGGCGCCGCTTGGCAAGGTGTCCGTTTGAGTCACCGGAGGGAGCGCGGGAGGCGGCGCAGGAGCTCCTGCCTTTCCCCCGTCTGCCGGCGGGACCGCGGGGTCCCCTGAATTTTTTTCTCCGCCGGCCGGCACGGTTTCGACGAGTTTTCCGTCTTTGTCGACAATGTCATAGCCGCCGTCCCCGCGGGGACGCAGCCCGCCTCCCGGCGGCACGCGGTCCCAGACCGTGCCCCTCATGTCTTCGGGACCCCAGGGTTTTTGCGGCGCGGCGGGCGCAGGCGCCGGAGAATCCCCGGCCGGTTTTCCCTCCCGCGTCACAGTCTTGATCACCTTGCCTCCCTTGTCGACGACGTCGTAATTTCCATCCTGCCGCGGCCGGATCCCTCCGCCCTCAGGCGCGTGGTCCCACGGCGTGCCCGCGGCGGCAAGGCCGCAATGGAAAGCAAGCCCCGCGGCCAAAAGAAAATATCTAAGACTTGCACGCACGGCGGTCTCCTTTCATGACGGACGTTTCATCCAGGATTGGTTGAGAAAGACCCGCATCTTTTTATAATGTGATCCCGGCCAATAAATTCGGCAGCATTGGCAGCATTGGAAAAAACGGTTGAAATGCCGGCGCGTGTTCGGAAGCAGGCGGTCCAGCACCGCGGCTTTGCTGACCCGCCTTAACCTTCCGTTGCATGCCAGGCACAAACGAAACGGCCGCGGCCGGAGCCCCGGCATACGCGCGAGAACCTCTTTTAATTGAAGCGCCGGCGCATCGTTCCTGAGCCAAAACCCGCGCGCCCGGCGCCGCTTCAAAAGCCCGACGTCGCGCGTCAGCACAAGCCGTCTTTCTCTACGAGCCTTCTCGACAAGCGCAGCGTCATCATAATCGTTGCGGTAGGCCGCGTCAAAACCCAGAAGCCTCAGATGCCGCGCAAGTTTGCCGAGCGGAACGTCCAG containing:
- a CDS encoding Mut7-C RNAse domain-containing protein produces the protein MKIRVRFHGCLNDFLRPASRNHWLELDVRGIPALLDTLQALGVPQAEIGRVTLDGRAARLSRRAGSGKVEAWPADFGARRSARFALDVPLGKLARHLRLLGFDAAYRNDYDDAALVEKARRERRLVLTRDVGLLKRRRARGFWLRNDAPALQLKEVLARMPGLRPRPFRLCLACNGRLRRVSKAAVLDRLLPNTRRHFNRFFQCCQCCRIYWPGSHYKKMRVFLNQSWMKRPS
- a CDS encoding MTH1187 family thiamine-binding protein, whose amino-acid sequence is MSLLLELSMSPMDKGQSVSAYVARSLEIIDKSGLPYRLGPMGTCIEGEWDEVMDVVKRCYEAMGRDCGRITISIKADYRKGRTGRLESKVESVEKTLGRSLKK